In Toxoplasma gondii ME49 chromosome VIII, whole genome shotgun sequence, a single genomic region encodes these proteins:
- a CDS encoding hypothetical protein (encoded by transcript TGME49_273940) produces the protein MSSEAWKTRTWRKPRFLHRCQVLPELARYSGESRENATHEERRDEEAGEETGNTDRLLPALVFTSEAQTVMQPSLCRRTKDSRVGEKAKGHICEKNEGAVA, from the exons ATGTCATCTGAGGCATGGAAGACACGAACGTGGAGAAAACCTCGTTTCCTTCACAGGTGTCAGGTGCTTCCTGAACTTGCGCGCTACTCAGGGGAGAGTAGGGAAAAC GCCACAcacgaagaacgaagagacgaggaagcgggagaggagacgggcAACACAGACAGGTTGCTTCCTGCGCTCGTATTTACGTCTGAGGCCCAGACCGTGATGCAGCCTTCTCTTTGCAGGAGAACGAAAGACTCACGAGTGGGAGAAAAGGCAAAGGGACATAtctgcgagaaaaacgagggggCTGTGGcgtga
- a CDS encoding DNA topoisomerase domain-containing protein (encoded by transcript TGME49_273930) translates to MHGDVAAHLFFLQRCFCPFVFFKMAFFPRLFADFSNSLRSRGSPVLSQAQQVPARSAAFCQATPAGPFGARFSGREGNPTVLARTGATNVLTFCREPAPGSFAKNREFLCSGTRRYFPSLVSCPPTGGGASALSCMRQQPRHFTSPSESSGSSASEKTNETAKPKRGPTGLQRPCDLKGPLATFMGKTEASRVEVVKHIWDYIKRHNLQSPENKRMINADSTLRPLFQKDQVSMFELNKLLSKFVQSRPSPPKP, encoded by the exons ATGCACGGCGACGTCGCTGCACATCTTTTCTTTTTACAGCGTTGCTTTTGTccgtttgttttcttcaaAATGGCGTTTTTTCCGCGGCTCTTCGCAGACTTTTCCAACTCCCTCCGGAGCAGGGGGTCGCCCGTTCTGTCGCAGGCTCAGCAAGTTCCAGCTCGAAGCGCAGCTTTTTGCCAAGCCACCCCGGCAGGGCCGTTCGGAGCTCGTTTCTCCGGTAGAGAGGGAAATCCCACCGTTTTGGCGCGCACGGGCGCCACGAACGTCCTGACTTTCTGCCGCGAACCCGCGCCGGGGAGCTTCGCGAAAAACCGGGAGTTCCTGTGTTCCGGAACACGAAGGTACTTCCCTTCCCTTGTGTCCTGCCCGCCGACTGGAGGTGGAGCCTCCGCActttcctgcatgcgccagcaGCCTCGGCACTTTACGAGTCCCAGCGAATCTTCTGGATCCTCTGCTAGTGAAAAAACCaacgagacagcgaagccgaAACGTGGACCGACAGGCCTGCAGCGTCCTTGCGACTTGAAGGGCCCACTCGCCACTTTCATGGGCAAGACAGAAGCCTCCAGAGTCGAGGTCGTCAAGCACAT CTGGGACTACATCAAGCGACATAATCTCCAGAGTCCCGAAAACAAG AGGATGATCAACGCTGACAGCACCCTCCGGCCGCTGTTTCAGAAAGACCAA GTTTCAATGTTCGAACTCAACAAATTGCTCTCCAAGTTTGTTCAGAGCCGGCCGTCGCCGCCCAAGCCGTAA